The proteins below come from a single Yamadazyma tenuis chromosome 5, complete sequence genomic window:
- a CDS encoding uncharacterized protein (EggNog:ENOG502SQPX), translating to MSPNDTKYGVTDIDFTSNMKTDSNPYYQDIYGRSTNVHNFGLRLSGYFRAPKDGTYIFTFLIADDYVTMTMGGATQDLDCCIKSTELSLDGAVQASGTSAGGSSTISSVSMTAGNFYPVKIIYFNQASNWAGMKLQVTYPDGTNHTDDIAWYYSAAAEEELCTTTTTTDYWTGSDTEYFTVTGSDGQVTVTKEVPRTTTTTTDYWTGSDTEYFTVTGSDGQVTVTKEVPRTTTTTTDYWTGSDTEYFTVTGSDGQVTVTKEVPESTTSDTITTPWTGSTTSSYTTTGTDGKQTVVVETPVEHITTPWTGSTTSSYTTTGTDGKQTVVVETPVEHITTPWTGSTTSSYTTTGTDGKPTVVVEIPELVVTEKDVTTIILPCICKEPSTTTTTGDNGNTVICNIPHSLVSTVVVTEPCTNAAGDVTVTTYTTFTTAAAVTANPTETVAAVTANPTETVAPTGAKGSGAKGSGAEGSGAEGASAGNGSDTSPQDFSTYEATGSKNTYTFLAVLSALLWISF from the exons ATGTCTCCAAATGATACCAAGTACGGAGTTACCGATATTGATTTTACTTCTAATATGAAAACTGACAGTAACCCTTATTACCAAGATATTTATGGTAGAAGTACAAATGTCCACAATTTTGGTTTAAGACTTTCAGGATACTTTCGTGCTCCTAAAGATGGGACTTATATATTCACTTTCCTAATAGCTGACGATTATGTGACCATGACCATGGGTGGGGCTACACAAGACTTAGACTGTTGTATCAAATCCACTGAGCTTTCACTAGATGGGGCAGTCCAGGCTAGTGGAACCAGTGCAGGTGGCTCACTGACAATTTCACTGGTTTCTATGACAGCCGGTAACTTTTATCCAGTGAAGATTATTTACTTCAATCAAGCGTCAAATTGGGCTGGAATGAAACTTCAAGTGACTTATCCCGACGGTACCAATCATACAGATGACATTGCCTGGTACTATTCTGcagctgctgaagaagaattgtgCACCACCACGACCACCACCGATTATTGGACCGGTTCAGATACTGAGTATTTCACAGTAACAGGTTCAGATGGACAGGTCACTGTCACCAAGGAGGTACCAAGAACTacaacaaccaccaccgattATTGGACCGGTTCAGATACTGAGTATTTCACAGTAACAGGTTCAGATGGACAGGTCACTGTCACCAAGGAGGTACCAAGAACTacaacaaccaccaccgattATTGGACCGGTTCAGATACTGAGTATTTCACAGTAACAGGTTCAGATGGACAGGTCACTGTCACCAAGGAGGTACCGGAATCTACCACCTCCG ATACTATTACCACCCCATGGACTGGGTCCACTACTTCatcttataccacaactggaaccgatggtaagCAAACTGTGGTTGTCGAGACTCCAGTAGAACACAtaactactccatggacaGGGTCCACTACTTCatcttataccacaactggaaccgatggtaagCAAACTGTGGTTGTCGAGACTCCAGTAGAACACAtaactactccatggacaGGGTCCACTACTTCatcttataccacaactggaaccgatggtaaacctACTGTAGTCGTTGAAATTCCAGAACTTGTGGTCACCGAAAAagatgtcaccaccatcatcttaCCATGCATCTGCAAGGAGCCTTCCACTaccacaacaactggtgatAATGGTAATACCGTTATATGTAACATCCCACATTCACTAGTTTCAACTGTCGTGGTCACTGAGCCGTGCACTAATGCTGCTGGAGATGTCACTGTCACAACATATACTACTTTCACTACCGCTGCTGCTGTTACTGCTAACCCTACTGAAACCGTTGCTGCTGTTACTGCTAACCCTACTGAAACCGTTGCTCCAACTGGCGCTAAAGGTAGTGGCGCTAAAGGTAGTGGCGCTGAAGGTAGTGGCGCTGAAGGTGCTTCGGCAGGTAATGGCTCTGATACTTCACCACAAGATTTCTCCACTTACGAGGCTACGGGTTCAAAgaacacatacacattTTTGGCTGTGCTATCcgctcttttgtggatctCATTTTGA
- a CDS encoding uncharacterized protein (COG:E; EggNog:ENOG503NWYR) → MSENIVIVGAGVIGLTIAYQLVTENGYDATSVNIIASDFPSTGSDCPEYTSSKSGAHFRPFPSKSPQELRDSKLARPTYKFFKKLAVTNPESSVKWIQGFDYLENNDTLYETTAAGYTEDIDNFKIIEKSQLPRGIEFGASYDTWAMNSPKYLEFLENTLSMKYGVNFVREKVESLKQVCQLYPGALLFNCTGRGLQFNGGFDPNSYSIRGQTLLVRAPLGCQYLNKTITYQLANGSWIFVIPRPLNGGIILGGTKQIGNLNSNPSQNDTEHLIKLGEAYFPDLMIEGKFDIRRVNVGFRPARNGGTRISSYKEDGVQVIDCYGFGGSGMEMSWGAAMRAIGLIDHGFKL, encoded by the coding sequence ATGAGTGAAAATATTGTAATTGTGGGTGCTGGAGTCATTGGACTCACCATTGCTTACCAGCTCGTTACAGAAAATGGATACGATGCTACACTGGTGAATATCATAGCCAGCGACTTTCCCTCTACAGGTTCAGATTGTCCTGAGTATACATCGTCCAAGAGTGGTGCACATTTCAGGCCTTTTCCGTCCAAAAGCCCACAGGAATTGAGAGATAGTAAGTTAGCTCGACCAACCtacaaatttttcaagaagttggctgTCACTAATCCTGAATCATCTGTGAAATGGATACAAGGATTTGACtacttggagaacaatGATACCCTATACGAAACCACTGCTGCTGGATATACTGAAGACAttgacaatttcaaaattattgaaaaactGCAATTGCCCCGAGGAATCGAATTTGGTGCTTCTTACGATACTTGGGCTATGAACTCGCCCAAGTACCTTgaatttttggaaaacacaTTGAGTATGAAGTACGGAGTGAATTTTGTCAGagaaaaagttgaatctttgaaaCAGGTTTGTCAGCTATATCCCGGAGCACTCCTTTTTAACTGTACTGGTAGGGGACTTCAATTCAATGGAGGCTTTGATCCCAATAGTTACCTGATAAGAGGCCAGACTTTACTAGTAAGAGCACCTTTAGGTTGTCAGTATCTTAATAAGACCATCACTTATCAGTTAGCGAATGGGTCTTGGATTTTCGTTATTCCCCGTCCTTTGAATGGAGGAATCATTCTTGGAGGAACAAAACAGATCGGCAACTTGAACCTGAATCCTAGCCAGAATGACACTGAGCATCTTATAAAATTAGGAGAAGCGTATTTTCCGGATCTAATGATCGAGGGAAAGTTTGATATTAGAAGAGTTAATGTTGGATTTAGGCCTGCTAGAAACGGAGGAACAAGAATCAGCAGCTATAAGGAAGATGGGGTTCAGGTGATCGATTGCTATGGTTTCGGAGGAAGTGGGATGGAAATGTCTTGGGGTGCAGCGATGAGGGCCATCGGCTTGATCGATCATGGCTTCAAGTTATAG
- a CDS encoding uncharacterized protein (EggNog:ENOG503NX4D; COG:P), whose amino-acid sequence MTEINEAAVEKPVAAVNAIEEEKPKFQWRVVDNHSPPEIYNWRLYLCIAVFGLLGSLRGVDEGNTASTSLPSFRAKFGLDDPNKSEGAISNLTSNIKSMVQLGSILGALISTFSVDKLGRVKSLQLACVLMVVAAVIQMTSKNIGQLYAGRFLEGALSVGLTVAIGPPYMSEVTPKAIRGMAGCVFAGAVYFGIMISYFAVYGCVTTISDDSNLQWITPLCVKIIVPGVILVGSFFAIESPRWLIKTGKNEEALKALARLRNLSESHPFIIGEITDITESVHQELEAKKYNSFLGLFTKLVRVKSLRYRFFALGCMVQILGQWSGANSITIYAADLFAFSGIKGNDQLKMTAILGVVKFVAAYLGAFFVIDFIGRRKTMYLGLAFQGLSILYFALFLVIVPEAANEDTILVGSKFRASQGAMAALYLGGVGWVIGFNSLQYLIGSEIFPLNIRTFAQSLIMVLHFANQYGNSKAVAKMLIALKPYGTFFLFVAVNVISLAWAWFFIPELSGRSLESMEEMFNLPWYQIGRNGPKLCPDHSEINKMDYSKGTLRYLDEKPSEEFYEDGVKVERRFSEEKEDDDE is encoded by the coding sequence ATGACCGAAATTAACGAGGCTGCTGTTGAAAAACCAGTGGCTGCGGTCAACGccatcgaagaagaaaaaccaAAGTTCCAGTGGAGAGTGGTCGATAACCACTCGCCTCCAGAAATATACAACTGGAGATTATACCTCTGTATCGCGGTGTTTGGGTTATTGGGAAGTTTGCGTGGAGTGGACGAAGGTAACACTGCCTCAACCTCCTTGCCATCTTTCCGGGCCAAGTTTGGCTTGGACGACCCCAACAAGAGTGAGGGTGCtatttccaacttgacgtccaacatcaagtcCATGGTCCAGTTAGGATCTATTTTGGGTGCCTTGATTTCCACCTTTTCGGTTGACAAGTTGGGACGGGTCAAATCTCTTCAGTTGGCATGCGTGCTCATGGTGGTTGCCGCTGTTATCCAGATGACTTCCAAAAACATCGGCCAGTTATACGCTGGGAGATTCTTGGAAGGTGCTTTGTCGGTTGGGTTGACGGTTGCTATTGGCCCTCCATATATGTCTGAAGTAACACCTAAAGCCATCAGAGGTATGGCTGGATGTGTGTTTGCTGGTGCTGTGTACTTTGGAATCATGATCAGTTATTTTGCCGTATACGGTTGTGTGACCACCATTTCTGACGATAGTAATCTCCAGTGGATCACTCCTTTGTGTGTTAAGATTATTGTGCCAGGTGTCATTTTAGTTGGGTCATTCTTTGCCATCGAGTCACCCAGATGGCTTATCAAAACCGGCAAGAACGAAGAGGCTTTGAAAGCCTTGGCCCGCTTGAGAAATTTGTCTGAAAGTCACCCTTTTATCATTGGGGAAATCACCGATATTACTGAATCTGTGCACCAGGAATTGGAAGCAAAGAAGTACAACAGTTTCTTGGGGTTGTTCACGAAATTGGTCAGAGTTAAGTCTTTGAGATACAGATTCTTCGCCTTGGGATGTATGGTGCAAATCTTGGGTCAGTGGTCGGGAGCCAACTCCATCACAATTTATGCTGCTGACTTGTTTGCATTTAGTGGAATCAAAGGTAACGaccagttgaagatgacggCTATTTTGGGGGTGGTCAAGTTTGTGGCTGCATACCTCGGGGCTTTTTTCGTTATCGATTTTAtcggaagaagaaaaaccaTGTACTTGGGTCTTGCTTTCCAAGGGCTTTCCATTTTGTACTTTGCcttgttcttggtgattGTACCAGAAGCAGCAAATGAAGACACTATTTTGGTTGGTAGTAAATTCAGAGCTTCCCAGGGAGCCATGGCAGCCTTGTACTTGGGTGGTGTTGGATGGGTTATTGGCTTCAATTCCTTGCAGTACTTGATTGGTTCTGAAATCTTCCCATTGAACATCAGAACCTTTGCGCAGTCGTTGATTATGGTGTTGCACTTTGCCAACCAGTACGGTAACTCGAAGGCCGTAGCAAAGATGTTGATAGCATTGAAGCCTTACGGTAccttctttttgtttgttgCGGTCAACGTTATTTCTTTGGCCTGGGCTTGGTTCTTTATTCCTGAGCTCAGTGGAAGATCTTTGGAAAGTATGGAAGAAATGTTCAACTTGCCATGGTACCAGATTGGTAGAAACGGGCCCAAGTTGTGTCCTGATCATtctgaaatcaacaagatggACTATTCTAAGGGTACTTTGAGATACCTTGATGAAAAACCCTCAGAAGAATTCTATGAAGACGGGGTTAAGGTTGAGCGTCGTTTCTCGGAAGAAAAGGAGGACGATGACGAATAG
- a CDS encoding uncharacterized protein (EggNog:ENOG503Q2AK; COG:S), whose amino-acid sequence MAKFTVGLLVGSPRLKNNSGGIASWIHYQLKALHPDYQVKKFTPTTPLNLVSTPINSVSPRNIKDGSYEDAIIRTWSKEVSSCNAIIFVTPVYNHSYTGQLKIMIDHLFHEFFGKPVILIVQGPTSASLGLDHLRALVNKYQMNVVDELSMKIPYEYVSSPKRVASEFDGTYTNDPFLKEWELKLQEAIEKLES is encoded by the coding sequence atGGCTAAATTCACAGTTGGCCTTTTAGTTGGATCCCCCCGCCTCAAGAATAATTCTGGTGGCATAGCATCGTGGATCCACTACCAGCTCAAGGCCTTGCACCCCGACTACCAGGTAAAAAAGTTTACACCTACCACTCCATTGAATCTTGTTTCCACTCCAATCAACTCGGTCAGTCCCAGGAATATTAAGGACGGCTCATATGAAGATGCTATTATCAGGACTTGGAGCAAGGAGGTTTCTTCCTGCAATGCCATCATTTTTGTGACGCCAGTGTATAACCACAGTTATACTGGCCAATTGAAAATCATGATTGATCACTTATTCCACGAGTTTTTCGGCAAGCCGGTGATTCTTATAGTCCAGGGCCCAACTTCTGCCAGTCTCGGACTTGACCATCTTCGTGCACTCGTCAACAAATACCAGATGAATGTTGTTGACGAGTTATCTATGAAAATTCCATACGAGTATGTTTCCAGCCCCAAAAGAGTTGCATCTGAGTTTGATGGAACTTATACCAATGATCCCTTTCTCAAAGAATGGGAGCTCAAGCTCCAAGAAGCTATCGAAAAGCTTGAGCTGTAA
- a CDS encoding uncharacterized protein (COG:E; EggNog:ENOG503NUMN), with product MTIETSKHSLIAHRILSKDPNFVKNTKGKYLILPDRKVLDACGGAAVVSVGHCNPDVNEAIKNQLDTVSYVHSLEFTTEATEKLGRALVEDYKDKFGRVYVVTSGSEATNAALKLAIQYHQERGITTKTEVISRNQSYHGNCIGGLSLSGYPARKRFFENILSPHMHKVSPAYEYRYKLESESTEKYVDRLAKELEDKILELGPENVAAFFAETIVGATTGAVPAPPGYFKEIRKVCDKYDVLLVLDEIMCGSGRTGKFFAWEHEGIVPDVVTCGKSMSSGYSPLSACFFSNKIVEALENGSDSFSNGHTYQAFPLACSAGVAVLNYIKDNNLLENVTLQGEYLGRRLKEIVGDSKIVGDIRGRGLFWGLELVKNKQTKEPFEKALNVGYQLKTLAFENGIAIYPGSGTIDGYVGDHVLLAPMYISTSNDIDIIVETLAKSIGQLENELGI from the coding sequence ATGACTATCGAGACCTCCAAACACCTGCTAATAGCCCACAGAATCTTGAGTAAAGACCCCAACTTCGTCAAGAATACCAAGGGCAAGTACTTGATTCTTCCTGATCGCAAGGTCTTAGATGCCTGTGGAGGTGCTGCTGTTGTATCTGTAGGACACTGCAATCCTGACGTTAACGAAGCCATCAAAAACCAGTTGGATACCGTGTCGTATGTCCACTCGTTGGAATTCACTACTGAAGCTACCGAGAAACTCGGAAGAGCATTGGTAGAAGACTATAAAGACAAGTTTGGTCGTGTGTATGTGGTTACTTCAGGTTCTGAAGCCACTAATGCTGCTTTAAAGCTCGCTATTCAGTACCACCAGGAAAGAGGgatcaccaccaaaaccgAAGTTATTTCTAGAAACCAGTCCTACCACGGAAACTGTATTGGAGGGTTGTCCTTAAGTGGATATCCTGCTAGAAAAAGGTTCTTTGAGAACATATTGAGTCCTCACATGCACAAAGTTAGCCCAGCTTACGAGTACAGATACAAGTTAGAAAGCGAATCTACAGAAAAGTATGTCGACAGATTGGCTAAAGAGTTGGAGGATAAAATTCTTGAGTTGGGACCAGAAAACGTCGCAGCTTTCTTTGCCGAAACCATAGTGGGAGCCACCACGGGAGCTGTTCCAGCACCTCCGGGATATTTCAAGGAAATAAGAAAGGTTTGTGACAAGTACGATGTGTTGTTAGTGTTGGACGAGATCATGTGTGGATCAGGAAGAACTGGAAAGTTTTTTGCCTGGGAACACGAAGGCATTGTTCCTGATGTGGTTACATGTGGAAAGTCCATGTCAAGTGGGTACTCTCCGTTATCTGCTTGTTTCTTCAGTAATAAGATTGTGGAGGCACTTGAAAACGGATCTGACCTGTTCAGTAATGGTCACACCTACCAAGCATTTCCATTAGCCTGTAGTGCTGGGGTGGCTGTTTTAAACTATATCAAGGACAACAACTTGCTTGAGAATGTCACTCTTCAGGGTGAATATTTGGGTAGAAGACTCAAGGAAATTGTAGGAGATAGTaaaattgttggtgacaTCAGAGGTAGAGGGTTATTCTGgggacttgaacttgtaaAGAACAAGCAAACCAAAGAACCCTTTGAAAAGGCTTTGAATGTCGGATACCAACTTAAAACGTTGGCATTTGAGAATGGAATTGCTATATATCCAGGATCGGGAACCATTGACGGATATGTGGGTGACCACGTACTCCTTGCACCTATGTATATTTCAACTTCCAACGATATCGACATTATTGTGGAGACGCTTGCTAAATCTATaggccaacttgaaaatgagTTGGGTATTTAG
- a CDS encoding uncharacterized protein (COG:P; EggNog:ENOG503NU51), whose amino-acid sequence MSLLSKWKETDIFKEITPRMIFIAFSASLAAMNAGYEGGYFSTILVNQFFLGKYGHYTEAAGVKTLDSEYQSVGSGLGSAGTMLGAVFFTPIGERFGRKWAIFGAAVISIIGVIIQCVASGNIWAFIMGKFINNMGTGVANAIVPVYLSECSPGVIRGTITSFYQWFYTFGQFWAYLICYLTEDINSKWSYLSVVVASVFIPTVLLFTSVFLTESPRWLLQQGQVDKAKENYQLIFSKSDHLEFEVMMQEVGKKDGHSSSWADLFKGVNFRRTSLVLAIPCLLNGQGLAFMGNYLVLFLVQIGISNSVMILTIMMAVLLVTNTFSFYGADKFGRRVLLMGSSLIMFSSFFIVAGVGYYLPSTHQNQQVCLAFLFIWCISYGCTWAPLAHITAGELPSAELREKSLSLATFLNFGIGMMISFVNPYMQNTGYGNLQARVGFVYGSVSILAFTYVYFLLPEVKKLPLNIIDTLFERKVETFKFQEEGLKLLEEVKDADELEITSILSSRPNEKSGDIGFSVTEKEGSV is encoded by the coding sequence ATGTCTTTATTAAGTAAATGGAAAGAAACTGATAtcttcaaggaaatcacTCCCCGGATGATTTTCATCGCCTTTTCGGCATCATTGGCAGCGATGAACGCTGGTTACGAAGGTGGATATTTTTCAACCATTCTTGTTAACCAATTTTTCCTTGGAAAATACGGCCACTACACGGAAGCGGCTGGAGTCAAGACTCTTGACAGTGAGTACCAGAGTGTCGGTTCTGGTTTGGGAAGTGCTGGTACTATGTTGGGTGCTGTTTTCTTTACGCCTATTGGTGAGAGATTCGGAAGAAAATGGGCTATTTTTGGTGCTGCTGTCATCAGTATCATCGGAGTTATAATCCAGTGTGTTGCTTCAGGAAATATATGGGCTTTTATTATGGGaaagttcatcaacaatatgGGAACTGGTGTCGCTAATGCCATTGTGCCTGTGTACTTGTCTGAGTGCTCACCTGGTGTGATCAGAGGAACCATTACTTCTTTTTACCAGTGGTTCTACACCTTCGGGCAGTTCTGGGCTTACCTTATATGTTATTTAACTGAAGATATTAACAGCAAGTGGTCTTATTtgtcggtggtggtagcTTCGGTCTTCATTCCTACCGTTTTATTGTTTACCAGTGTGTTTCTTACCGAAAGTCCTCGTTGGttacttcaacaaggacaGGTGGACAAAGCCAAAGAGAACTACCAATTGATCTTCAGCAAGAGTGACCATCTTGAATTCGAGGTCATGATGCAAGAAGTTGGTAAAAAAGATGGCCATAGTTCTTCATGGGCAGACTTGTTCAAGGGTGTCAACTTCAGAAGAACCTCTCTTGTCTTAGCCATTCCTTGTCTTTTGAACGGTCAAGGTTTGGCATTCATGGGAAACTACTTGGTGTTGTTCTTGGTGCAAATCGGTATCAGCAACTcggtgatgattttgacaaTCATGATGGCAGTTTTGCTTGTGACAAACACTTTCTCTTTCTATGGAGCCGACAAGTTTGGCCGTAGGGTTCTTTTAATGGGATCCTCTCTCATCATGTTTAGTTCCTTTTTCATTGTCGCCGGTGTCGGATACTATCTCCCATCcacccaccaaaatcaacagGTGTGTTTGGCATTCCTTTTTATTTGGTGTATTCTGTATGGTTGTACATGGGCCCCATTGGCACATATTACTGCTGGGGAGTTGCCCAGTGCAGAGTTGAGAGAAAAGTCTCTTTCGTTGGCTACATTCCTCAACTTCGGTATTGGTATGATGATTTCGTTTGTTAACCCTTACATGCAAAATACGGGATACGGAAACCTTCAAGCTAGAGTTGGCTTTGTTTATGGTTCTGTATCGATCTTGGCTTTCACCTACGTTTACTTCCTCTTGCCGGAAGTTAAGAAATTACCCCTTAACATTATTGACACCttgtttgaaagaaaagtggaaaccttcaagttccagGAAGAAGGCCTCAAGTTATTGGAGGAAGTCAAGGATGCCGATGAACTCGAAATTACCAGTATTTTGAGTTCCAGGCCTAACGAGAAATCTGGTGATATTGGTTTCTCTGTGACTGAGAAAGAAGGTTCTGTTTAA
- a CDS encoding uncharacterized protein (COG:B; EggNog:ENOG503NW6Y), producing the protein MRRVIACEYCRKRKSKCIHSAPRPPISVYIPSVKDSVVLKNVFTNIKKWFPELLFLHLPSLQLGKAEPVVLNALLALYNCIKDESEDIDGLGINNFDVYYNRAVLELSTPTLIFESPTLEAVESLLILTMLDWHRDNHYKSRMMIGIASSMVESFDRLLKRGDDLESGLDNDSAFNSERVLRIFWSCFIIERVISGGRDRNSSLNFLNVYSVSLPVCEEKFLYMNSVNSVAESRLETLGSFNQLTFPENENNSGSFLIRLYELWGKIMNFLVKGGRRTYRDPPWSEKSVFYLIKAKLYEFYTKLPECWKWSRERFHVHTLRGSENEFVMVNILYNLCLVCLSREYVPFFPHSNDKPVGPTESPILPAPPDPEFWNKNSLLKFDSARALISIIRCAEEDETCGIKSPFYAYCIYTAALSAFYGSSFHWMDPHASQYIGDPEYDFSITGMQMMQILSEKSKKSSISLSWVNTAYLVCDLYKAISNNREKAIELQLGRNSLRRLEDSIQMTNTGHDTEESRELINAVNTGGSGKGVTPSELGGDNETQADFFVMSQDFLLSGNDNDQVEFLARILKEMTE; encoded by the exons ATGAGAAGAGTAATA GCGTGTGAATATTGCAG aaagagaaagagcAAATGTATTCATAGCG CACCAAGACCACCCATTTCAGTCTACATCCCTAGTGTTAAGGACTCAGTGGTGCTAAAGAATGTGTTCACTAACATTAAGAAATGGTTTCCTGagcttctctttcttcatcttccgTCGCTTCAATTGGGAAAAGCTGAACCGGTAGTATTGAACGCCCTTTTGGCGTTGTACAACTGCATCAAAGATGAGCTGGAGGACATCGATGGGCTTGGTATCAACAATTTCGACGTCTACTACAATCGTGCGGTGCTAGAACTATCGACCCCGACGTTGATCTTCGAGAGTCCTACGTTGGAAGCGGTTGAATCGCTTTTGATATTGACGATGTTGGACTGGCATCGTGATAACCACTATAAAAGTCGTATGATGATCGGGATAGCGTCCAGTATGGTGGAGTCATTTGACCGCTTATTGAAGCGAGGCGACGACTTGGAGCTGGGGTTAGATAACGACAGTGCTTTCAACTCGGAAAGAGTGCTACGGATCTTCTGGAGCTGTTTTATCATTGAAAGAGTGATTTCGGGAGGCAGAGACAGAAACtcttctctcaacttcCTAAACGTGTATTCGGTGTCACTCCCTGTATGTGAAGAGAAGTTCTTGTACATGAACTCAGTGAACAGTGTTGCTGAAAGTCGATTGGAGACGTTGGGAAGCTTCAACCAGCTTACGTTTCCTGAAAATGAGAACAACAGTGGTAGTTTCTTGATTAGGTTATACGAACTCTGGGGGAAAATCATGAACTTTCTAGTCAAgggtggaagaagaacatATAGAGATCCACCTTGGAGCGAAAAGTCGGTGTTTTATTTGATTAAGGCAAAGCTTTATGAGTTTTATACCAAATTACCCGAGTGCTGGAAATGGTCTAGAGAACGATTTCATGTCCATACGCTCAGGGGCTCGGAAAATGAGTTTGTTATGGTCAACATTCTCTACAACTTGTGTCTTGTCTGCCTCTCTAGAGAATACGTCCCGTTTTTTCCCCATTCCAACGATAAGCCTGTAGGGCCAACTGAATCTCCAATTTTACCTGCTCCACCAGATCCAGAGTTCTGGAATAAAAACTCCttattgaagtttgatAGTGCAAGAGCCTTAATCTCGATCATCAGGTgtgctgaagaagatgaaactTGTGGAATCAAGTCTCCCTTCTATGCTTATTGCATCTATACAGCCGCGTTATCGGCATTCTACGGAAGCTCGTTCCACTGGATGGATCCCCATGCTTCCCAATATATCGGGGATCCTGAGTACGACTTCTCCATCACAGGAATGCAAATGATGCAAATTTTGTCggaaaagtccaagaaaTCCTCCATTTCCTTATCATGGGTCAACACTGCGTACTTGGTATGTGACTTGTACAAGGCAATTTCAAATAATAGAGAGAAGGCCATAGAGCTACAGTTGGGAAGAAACTCTCTTCGCCGGTTGGAAGACTCCATTCAAATGACCAATACGGGCCATGATACTGAAGAGAGCAGAGAATTGATAAATGCTGTCAACACTGGGGGCTCGGGAAAAGGTGTTACCCCATCAGAACTTGGGGGCGATAATGAAACTCAGGCGGACTTCTTCGTCATGTCCCAAGATTTTCTCCTTTCGGGTAATGATAACGATCAGGTAGAGTTCCTCGCGAGGATTCTCAAGGAGATGACGGAATAA